One Candidatus Dormiibacterota bacterium genomic window carries:
- a CDS encoding TetR/AcrR family transcriptional regulator, translated as MRNVDRATLGGTLRIDQVLESATRLFTEKGYEAASVRDLAAELEIRPSSLYHHFPGKQHILFAICMRMQTDFNAEVMPELVANRPPEEAIASAVRRHVLFGHRRKGEVVVNIRERRSLPANQLAQVNGLRREYRNTMALVIDAGCAQGVFRVEDSKLAAMAIVDMINGLPHWYKPRDEQDLERVADLYARAALALLRGWETNRTS; from the coding sequence ATGAGGAACGTCGACCGGGCAACGCTGGGTGGCACTCTACGGATCGACCAGGTCCTCGAATCCGCCACGCGGCTCTTTACCGAGAAGGGGTACGAGGCCGCCAGCGTGCGCGATCTCGCGGCCGAGTTGGAGATCCGGCCGTCTTCGCTCTATCATCATTTCCCCGGAAAGCAGCACATCCTCTTCGCGATCTGTATGCGAATGCAGACGGACTTCAACGCCGAGGTGATGCCCGAGCTGGTCGCCAACCGGCCGCCTGAGGAGGCGATCGCGTCCGCCGTTCGCCGGCATGTTCTCTTCGGGCACCGGCGGAAAGGAGAGGTTGTGGTCAACATCCGCGAGCGCCGCAGCCTGCCGGCGAACCAACTCGCCCAGGTCAACGGCCTGCGCCGCGAGTACCGGAATACGATGGCCCTCGTGATCGACGCCGGTTGCGCGCAGGGCGTCTTTCGGGTAGAGGATTCCAAGCTCGCCGCGATGGCGATCGTCGACATGATCAACGGCTTGCCTCACTGGTACAAACCGCGCGACGAACAGGATCTCGAGCGGGTGGCGGACCTCTACGCGCGCGCCGCGCTGGCGTTGCTCCGAGGCTGGGAGACCAACCGCACGAGCTGA
- a CDS encoding ABC transporter ATP-binding protein, whose product MGELSRPTLEVADLTVRFGGILALDQVSLRIDAGEVVAIIGPNGAGKTTLFNAVCGFLRPDSGRINYRGEALLGTAPHRLARLGIARTLQGLGLWPGLSVQENVVAGSNLRPSLLASLLALPSSDRIEAELASKAHEILDRLGIAGYASAYPATLSYGVQKRVIIARALMAEPSLLLLDEPVSGLSAQDIDDLAQLITQLRNRMCVAVVEHHLDFVMAISDRIVVLNVGRVIASGTPKEIRGNPQVATAYLGEDVPTPEASPGA is encoded by the coding sequence GTGGGAGAGCTTTCGCGGCCAACCCTCGAGGTTGCAGACCTGACCGTCCGCTTTGGGGGGATCCTGGCGCTGGATCAGGTCTCCCTTCGTATCGATGCGGGTGAAGTTGTCGCGATCATCGGACCCAACGGCGCCGGCAAGACGACGCTCTTCAACGCCGTCTGCGGATTCCTGCGTCCCGATTCTGGCAGGATCAATTACCGTGGCGAGGCGCTGCTCGGCACGGCACCCCATCGCCTGGCCCGGTTGGGCATTGCCCGCACGCTTCAGGGGCTTGGGCTCTGGCCCGGGCTTTCGGTCCAGGAGAATGTCGTGGCCGGGTCGAATCTGCGTCCGAGCCTGCTGGCGTCGCTGCTCGCCCTGCCGAGCTCGGATCGGATCGAGGCCGAGCTCGCCTCGAAGGCCCACGAAATCCTCGATCGGCTCGGCATCGCCGGCTACGCGAGCGCCTACCCGGCAACGCTTTCCTACGGCGTACAGAAACGGGTCATCATCGCTCGGGCCCTCATGGCGGAGCCGTCGCTGCTGCTGTTGGACGAGCCCGTCAGCGGCCTATCTGCTCAGGACATCGACGATCTCGCCCAGCTGATCACGCAGCTTCGCAACCGCATGTGCGTCGCCGTCGTCGAGCACCACCTGGATTTCGTGATGGCGATCTCTGACCGCATCGTCGTGCTCAACGTGGGCCGCGTGATCGCGTCAGGCACACCGAAGGAGATCCGGGGCAATCCGCAGGTGGCGACGGCCTATCTCGGCGAGGATGTCCCCACGCCGGAGGCATCGCCTGGTGCTTGA